The following coding sequences are from one Comamonas koreensis window:
- a CDS encoding lytic transglycosylase domain-containing protein gives MTAPAQVDAGARSLSATISRGLMTMAHNSFALIGLVVAFCALTLVSRDDLRHAGEAQLRSWLQARTHAPAVDLAGADADASNGDDAAMVAAVDRATASNPQQLPRNQANVAYWLAKKYRVAPEPLAVLVSEAYLVGKETKLDPTLILAIMAVESSFNPFAQSSVGAQGLMQVMTKIHTDKYEHFGGHFAAFDPVTNLRVGVKVLQECIERAGSLEGGLKYYVGAANLPTDGGYAAKVMAEHFRIKQVAEGRSNTPKAPVAPAAKPSLSAQADTPAAAGTVADKAKAASNSAAAGNASETVALADKQAALPAAAKAEATAVAMGS, from the coding sequence ATGACGGCTCCCGCGCAAGTGGATGCCGGTGCGCGCTCTTTAAGCGCCACCATCAGCCGTGGTCTGATGACCATGGCACACAACAGTTTTGCTTTGATTGGTCTGGTAGTGGCGTTTTGCGCCCTCACCCTGGTGTCGCGTGATGACCTGCGCCACGCCGGCGAGGCGCAATTGCGCAGCTGGCTGCAGGCCCGCACGCATGCGCCAGCCGTTGACCTGGCAGGTGCCGATGCGGACGCATCCAATGGCGACGATGCCGCCATGGTGGCGGCCGTGGACCGTGCCACCGCCAGCAACCCCCAGCAATTGCCCCGCAACCAGGCCAATGTGGCCTATTGGCTGGCCAAGAAATACCGCGTGGCGCCAGAGCCACTGGCCGTGCTCGTCTCCGAAGCCTACCTCGTGGGCAAGGAAACCAAGCTGGATCCCACCTTGATCCTGGCGATCATGGCCGTGGAGTCAAGCTTCAACCCCTTTGCCCAAAGCTCGGTGGGTGCGCAAGGCCTGATGCAGGTGATGACCAAGATTCACACCGACAAGTACGAGCACTTCGGCGGCCACTTTGCAGCCTTTGACCCGGTGACCAATCTGCGCGTGGGCGTCAAGGTGCTGCAGGAGTGCATCGAGCGCGCAGGCTCGCTCGAAGGCGGCCTCAAATACTATGTGGGCGCAGCCAACCTGCCGACCGACGGGGGCTACGCCGCCAAGGTGATGGCCGAGCACTTCCGCATCAAGCAAGTGGCCGAAGGCCGCAGCAACACGCCCAAGGCACCGGTGGCCCCCGCTGCCAAGCCTTCGCTGTCGGCCCAGGCGGATACGCCCGCCGCAGCCGGTACCGTGGCCGACAAGGCCAAGGCCGCCAGCAACAGCGCAGCTGCAGGCAACGCTTCTGAAACCGTGGCCCTGGCCGACAAGCAAGCCGCGCTGCCAGCAGCGGCCAAGGCCGAGGCCACCGCCGTGGCCATGGGTTCCTGA
- the glyA gene encoding serine hydroxymethyltransferase encodes MYQRNILVEQTDAELFAAIQAENQRQEQHIELIASENYASPAVMWAQGTQLTNKYAEGYPGKRYYGGCEFVDIAEQLAIDRVKQLFGADAANVQPHCGASANEAVFLAFLNPGDTIMGMSLAEGGHLTHGMPLNISGKWFNVVSYGLNEKEELDYDAMEKKAHETKPKLIIAGASAYSLEIDFARFAKVAKDVGAIFMVDMAHYAGLIAAGEYPNPVPHADVVTTTTHKSLRGPRGGVILMKAEHEKAINSAVFPGLQGGPLMHVIAAKAVAFKEALTPEFKQYAQQVKTNARIVAETLTERGLRIISGGTQSHVMLVDLRAKGITGKEAEAVLGAAHMTINKNSIPNDPEKPMVTSGIRIGTPAMTTRGFKDEEARLTANLIADVLDNPRDEANIAAVRAKVNALTARFPVYR; translated from the coding sequence ATGTACCAACGTAACATCCTTGTCGAACAGACCGACGCAGAACTCTTTGCGGCCATCCAGGCCGAAAACCAGCGCCAAGAGCAGCACATCGAGCTGATCGCCAGCGAAAACTATGCCTCCCCTGCCGTGATGTGGGCCCAGGGCACCCAGCTGACCAACAAGTACGCCGAAGGCTACCCCGGCAAGCGCTACTACGGCGGCTGCGAATTTGTCGATATCGCCGAGCAGCTGGCCATCGACCGCGTCAAGCAACTGTTTGGCGCTGATGCAGCCAATGTGCAACCCCATTGCGGCGCATCGGCCAATGAAGCGGTTTTCCTGGCTTTCCTCAACCCCGGCGACACCATCATGGGCATGAGCCTGGCCGAAGGCGGTCACCTGACCCATGGCATGCCACTGAACATCTCCGGCAAGTGGTTCAACGTCGTCTCCTACGGCCTGAACGAAAAGGAAGAGCTGGACTACGACGCCATGGAAAAGAAGGCGCACGAGACCAAGCCCAAGCTGATCATCGCTGGCGCATCCGCTTACTCGCTGGAAATCGACTTTGCCCGCTTTGCCAAGGTGGCCAAGGATGTGGGCGCGATCTTCATGGTGGACATGGCCCACTATGCCGGTCTGATCGCCGCTGGCGAATACCCCAACCCCGTGCCCCACGCCGACGTGGTGACCACCACCACCCACAAGAGCCTGCGCGGCCCGCGCGGTGGCGTCATCCTGATGAAGGCTGAGCACGAGAAGGCCATCAACTCGGCCGTGTTCCCCGGCCTGCAAGGCGGCCCGCTGATGCACGTGATCGCAGCCAAGGCCGTGGCCTTCAAGGAGGCGCTGACGCCTGAGTTCAAGCAGTATGCCCAGCAGGTCAAGACCAACGCCCGCATCGTGGCCGAGACCCTGACCGAGCGCGGCCTGCGCATCATCTCTGGCGGCACCCAAAGCCACGTGATGCTGGTGGACCTGCGCGCCAAGGGCATCACCGGCAAGGAAGCCGAAGCCGTGCTGGGCGCTGCCCACATGACGATCAACAAGAACTCCATCCCCAACGACCCGGAAAAGCCGATGGTCACCAGCGGTATCCGTATCGGTACGCCCGCGATGACCACCCGTGGTTTCAAGGACGAAGAAGCGCGCCTCACGGCCAACCTGATCGCCGACGTGCTGGACAACCCACGGGACGAGGCCAACATCGCTGCCGTGCGCGCCAAGGTCAACGCCCTGACCGCACGCTTCCCCGTCTACCGCTGA
- the nrdR gene encoding transcriptional regulator NrdR codes for MKCPFCSHPDTQVVETRVAEDGGFVRRRRQCGNCEKRFTTYERPEVSLPVIVKKDGRRIDYDRSKLRGSFSLALRKRPVPIDKVDLALEHVEDKLRTLGAREVQTHLIGELVMAELQKLDKVAYIRYASVYRSFEDIDQFKSIVDEVTTPPPEPRKDSARKKD; via the coding sequence ATGAAATGCCCCTTCTGCAGCCATCCCGATACCCAGGTGGTGGAGACCCGTGTTGCAGAAGACGGCGGCTTTGTACGGCGCAGGCGCCAGTGCGGCAACTGCGAAAAGCGCTTTACCACCTATGAGCGGCCTGAGGTCAGCCTGCCAGTCATCGTCAAAAAGGACGGCCGGCGCATCGACTACGACCGCAGCAAGCTACGCGGCTCGTTCAGCCTGGCGCTGCGCAAGCGCCCGGTCCCCATCGACAAGGTGGACCTGGCGCTCGAGCATGTCGAGGACAAGCTGCGCACCTTGGGTGCGCGTGAGGTACAGACGCATTTGATCGGCGAGCTGGTCATGGCCGAGCTGCAAAAGCTCGACAAGGTGGCCTACATCCGCTATGCCAGCGTCTACCGAAGCTTCGAGGACATTGACCAGTTCAAGTCCATCGTCGACGAGGTAACGACCCCGCCGCCCGAGCCCAGGAAAGACAGCGCCCGTAAAAAGGACTGA
- the aroC gene encoding chorismate synthase: MSGNTFGTLFTVTNFGESHGPAIGCVIDGCPPGMALSEADIQQDLDRRRPGTSKFVTQRNEPDSVEILSGVYEGKTTGTPIALLIRNTDQRSKDYSNIAQSFRPGHADYAYWHKYGIRDPRGGGRSSARLTAPTVAAGAVAKKWLKEKFGTEFRACMLQVGEVALPFEDWSHVPNNPFFAPVADVTRYEDYMDALRKAGDSCGALIRVQASGVPVGLGEPLYDKLDADIAYAMMGLNAVKAVEIGAGFDSVAQRGTTHGDSLSPQGFRSNNAGGILGGISTGQDIEIRIAIKPTSSIISPRESIDTEGKSTEVITKGRHDPCVGIRAAPIAEALLAMVLMDHALRHRAQNSDVVQAVGPIAAEAPQD; this comes from the coding sequence ATGAGCGGCAATACCTTCGGCACCTTATTTACTGTTACCAACTTTGGCGAATCCCATGGCCCCGCGATTGGCTGCGTGATTGACGGCTGCCCACCGGGCATGGCGTTGAGCGAGGCAGATATCCAGCAGGACCTGGACCGCCGCCGCCCCGGCACCAGCAAGTTTGTCACCCAGCGCAATGAGCCCGACAGCGTGGAGATCCTCTCGGGCGTCTACGAGGGCAAGACGACGGGCACGCCGATTGCGCTGCTGATCCGCAATACCGACCAGCGCAGCAAGGACTACTCCAATATTGCGCAGAGCTTTCGCCCCGGCCATGCCGACTATGCCTACTGGCACAAGTACGGCATCCGCGACCCGCGTGGTGGTGGCCGCTCCTCGGCCCGCCTGACCGCGCCCACCGTGGCCGCTGGCGCTGTGGCCAAAAAGTGGCTCAAAGAGAAGTTCGGTACCGAATTCCGCGCCTGCATGCTGCAGGTGGGCGAGGTGGCCCTGCCTTTTGAGGACTGGTCGCATGTGCCTAACAACCCGTTTTTTGCGCCGGTGGCCGATGTGACCCGCTATGAAGACTATATGGATGCGCTGCGCAAGGCGGGCGACTCCTGCGGCGCGCTGATCCGCGTGCAGGCCAGCGGCGTGCCGGTCGGCCTGGGCGAGCCGCTGTATGACAAGCTCGACGCCGACATCGCCTACGCGATGATGGGCCTCAACGCCGTCAAGGCGGTCGAGATTGGTGCCGGTTTTGACAGCGTGGCCCAGCGCGGCACTACGCATGGCGACTCGCTCAGCCCCCAGGGCTTTCGCAGCAACAATGCCGGCGGCATTCTGGGCGGCATCAGCACTGGTCAGGACATCGAGATCCGCATCGCCATCAAGCCCACCAGCTCGATCATCAGCCCGCGCGAGTCCATCGATACCGAGGGCAAGAGTACCGAGGTCATCACCAAGGGCCGGCATGACCCCTGCGTGGGCATCCGCGCCGCACCGATTGCCGAGGCCTTGCTGGCCATGGTGCTGATGGACCATGCGCTGCGCCACCGCGCCCAGAACAGCGATGTGGTGCAGGCGGTGGGGCCGATTGCCGCCGAGGCGCCGCAAGACTGA
- a CDS encoding CoA transferase, with the protein MLWQQAGLPAQALEQGALALSGDGAAYPSSFCLDVAAPAAVAASGLASALLYQRRQQRAMPQFQVDVGHVLAECSGYFTLDGEQPNLWAPISGLYACGADVGEPGWLRIHANFDHHRDGVLRLLGLPTGAATTRQQVADALQGWTAQAAEERAAALGLVVAAARSPEAWQAHPQSAAVAAQPLLSITQLDSDQPAAPRDGPAPAQHRPLAGLRVLDLTRILAGPVAARSLAAQGADVLMLNGPGLPNIEAIADMSRGKRSALLDLKTPAGQQKMAALLDQAHVLLQGYRPGALDALGLDPQSAARQRPGIVYASLSAYGRSGPWADRRGFDSLVQTVCGINWAEGQAFGSAGLRALPLQILDYSAGFLLAFGIQAALYRQAKQGGSWHVQVSLARVAQWLQSMGQRPVAAAAATAPSGAPPDAYLEEMDTGFGRLRAVRHSAVLQGLPGGWPHAGQPPGGDPPRW; encoded by the coding sequence ATGCTCTGGCAGCAAGCGGGCCTGCCAGCGCAGGCTTTGGAGCAGGGCGCTTTGGCGCTCAGCGGCGATGGCGCTGCCTACCCCTCGAGTTTTTGCCTGGATGTGGCAGCGCCTGCGGCCGTGGCGGCCAGCGGCCTGGCCAGTGCCTTGTTGTACCAGCGCCGCCAGCAGCGGGCCATGCCCCAGTTCCAGGTGGATGTGGGCCATGTGCTGGCCGAGTGCAGTGGCTATTTCACCTTGGACGGCGAGCAGCCCAACCTGTGGGCGCCCATCTCGGGCCTCTATGCCTGCGGCGCCGATGTGGGCGAGCCGGGCTGGCTGCGCATCCATGCCAATTTTGACCACCACCGCGATGGCGTGTTGCGGCTCCTGGGCCTGCCCACGGGCGCTGCCACCACGCGGCAGCAGGTGGCGGACGCGCTCCAAGGCTGGACGGCGCAGGCAGCGGAGGAGCGCGCCGCAGCGCTGGGCCTCGTGGTGGCAGCTGCGCGCAGCCCTGAGGCCTGGCAGGCCCATCCCCAAAGTGCGGCGGTGGCCGCGCAGCCCTTGCTGTCGATCACGCAGTTGGACAGCGACCAGCCCGCCGCGCCCCGCGATGGGCCCGCGCCTGCCCAGCACCGGCCGCTTGCTGGCCTGCGCGTGCTGGACCTGACCCGCATTCTGGCGGGGCCCGTGGCAGCCCGCAGCCTGGCGGCGCAAGGGGCCGATGTGCTGATGCTCAATGGGCCGGGTCTGCCCAATATCGAGGCCATTGCCGATATGAGCCGGGGCAAGCGCTCGGCCTTGCTGGATCTGAAAACCCCGGCAGGCCAGCAAAAGATGGCCGCGTTGCTGGATCAGGCCCATGTGCTGCTGCAAGGCTACCGGCCGGGCGCGCTGGATGCGCTGGGGCTGGATCCGCAGTCTGCCGCCCGGCAGCGGCCGGGCATCGTCTATGCCAGCCTGTCAGCCTATGGCCGCAGCGGCCCCTGGGCCGACCGGCGCGGCTTTGATTCGCTGGTGCAGACCGTCTGCGGCATCAACTGGGCCGAAGGCCAGGCGTTTGGCAGCGCGGGGCTGCGGGCGCTGCCGCTGCAGATTCTCGATTACAGCGCGGGCTTTTTGCTGGCCTTTGGCATCCAGGCTGCGCTCTACCGCCAGGCAAAGCAGGGCGGCAGCTGGCATGTGCAGGTGTCGCTGGCACGCGTCGCACAGTGGTTGCAGTCCATGGGCCAGCGGCCGGTAGCCGCTGCGGCGGCTACGGCACCCAGCGGCGCGCCGCCCGACGCCTATCTGGAAGAGATGGACACTGGCTTTGGCCGCCTGCGTGCGGTGCGCCACAGTGCGGTGCTGCAGGGTCTGCCAGGCGGCTGGCCCCATGCCGGCCAGCCGCCCGGCGGTGACCCGCCCCGCTGGTGA